A genomic stretch from Canis lupus familiaris isolate Mischka breed German Shepherd chromosome 15, alternate assembly UU_Cfam_GSD_1.0, whole genome shotgun sequence includes:
- the LOC100688420 gene encoding nucleoside diphosphate kinase 7-like isoform X1, translating to MELFFPSSGVCGPANTTKFTNCTCCIIKPHAISVGLLGKILMAIWDAGFEISAMQMFNMDRVNVEEFYEVYKGVVSEYNEMVTEMYSGPCVAMEIQQNNPTKTFREFCGPADPEIAQHLRPGTLRAIFGKTKIQNAVHCTDLLDDGLLEVQYFFKILDN from the coding sequence ATggagttattttttccttcaagtgGAGTTTGTGGACCAGCAAACACCACTAAATTTACCAATTGTACCTGTTGCATTATTAAGCCCCATGCCATCAGTGTAGGACTGCTAGGAAAGATCCTCATGGCTATCTGGGATGCAGGTTTTGAAATCTCAGCTATGCAGATGTTCAACATGGATCGAGTTAATGTTGAGGAGTTTTATGAAGTTTATAAAGGAGTAGTATCTGAGTATAACGAGATggtaacagaaatgtattctggCCCTTGTGTAGCAATGGAGATTCAACAAAATAATCCTACAAAGACATTTCGAGAATTCTGTGGACCTGCTGATCCTGAAATTGCCCAGCATTTACGCCCTGGAACCCTCAGAGCAATCTTTGGTAAAACTAAGATCCAGAATGCCGTTCACTGTACTGATCTACTGGATGATGGCCTCTTAGAGGTTCAGTATTTCTTCAAGATCTTGGATAACTAG